From Pelosinus fermentans DSM 17108, the proteins below share one genomic window:
- a CDS encoding sugar phosphate isomerase/epimerase family protein, whose protein sequence is MNLCFNTDSLGYMSFEEMLDTAAELGFDSIEIACGNWSKAPHIDLDNMLENKTARNTFMEEIEKRGLTLATLNCSGNQLAPNEEGKEHQKVVEKTFQLAEKLNIKHIVMMSGLPGGSPTDVTPNWITSSWPPITTKILNWQWNEVFIPYWQTAVERAKSHGIEKIALENHGYQLVYNPGTLIRLRDAVGPMIGMNIDPGHLFWMGGDPIVAVRKLGAERIYHVHAKDARMERSLLESDGVLDTKTIDQFSQRTWNYVALGHGHSVQWWKEFFSVLSMIGYTGSVSLEMEDLTMSPLTGIKKSLNVLKEALPNDYE, encoded by the coding sequence ATGAATCTTTGCTTTAATACAGATAGCTTAGGATATATGTCTTTTGAAGAAATGTTGGATACTGCAGCAGAGTTGGGATTTGATTCAATTGAAATTGCTTGTGGAAATTGGTCAAAAGCTCCGCATATTGATTTAGATAATATGCTCGAAAATAAAACTGCGCGTAATACTTTTATGGAAGAAATCGAAAAGCGTGGACTTACTTTAGCAACATTGAATTGTTCAGGCAATCAACTTGCGCCAAATGAAGAAGGAAAAGAGCATCAAAAAGTTGTTGAAAAAACGTTTCAACTGGCTGAAAAGCTCAATATAAAACATATTGTAATGATGTCTGGCTTGCCTGGTGGTTCTCCCACGGATGTAACACCTAATTGGATTACAAGTAGCTGGCCTCCAATTACAACGAAAATTTTAAATTGGCAATGGAATGAAGTATTCATCCCTTATTGGCAGACTGCGGTAGAGAGAGCGAAATCACATGGGATCGAAAAGATTGCTTTAGAAAATCATGGATATCAATTAGTTTATAACCCTGGAACGCTTATACGGCTTCGGGATGCGGTAGGTCCCATGATTGGGATGAACATAGATCCAGGCCATCTGTTTTGGATGGGAGGAGATCCTATTGTGGCTGTACGCAAATTAGGGGCAGAGCGCATATATCATGTCCATGCGAAGGATGCGCGCATGGAACGAAGTCTTTTAGAGTCTGATGGGGTCTTAGATACAAAAACAATCGATCAATTTTCTCAACGTACTTGGAATTATGTGGCATTGGGACATGGTCATAGTGTTCAGTGGTGGAAAGAATTTTTCTCTGTTCTCAGCATGATTGGATATACCGGATCGGTCAGCTTAGAAATGGAAGATTTAACAATGTCGCCACTAACTGGAATAAAGAAGTCTTTAAATGTGTTAAAAGAAGCTTTACCAAATGATTATGAGTGA
- a CDS encoding Gfo/Idh/MocA family oxidoreductase: protein MKQLRIGLVGTGAIGRTHIERINQKLQGGRVIACADVNLDFCKTVAKNYELHAYKCGEDMIASNDIDAVIVTTLDPFHEQYVMAAIQYGKYVFCEKPLAPEPEACKRIIEAEIAGGKHLVQVGFMRRYDPGYCQLKQLIESGKYGLPLMLHCVHRNYDAPGFTTPMSVENSMIHEIDVLRWLLNENYATVEVVFPKSTRHAEGDLRDPQIMYLTTESGVRIDVESFVNCRYGYDIKCEIVCEEGSLNLPEPPNAMVRTNNSRITRICHDWSERFVDAYNIEFQEWINSCKNGHLTGPSAWDGYVGQVTAKAASKARDTQSIVRMNLESMPDFYKK, encoded by the coding sequence ATGAAACAATTGAGAATAGGGTTAGTTGGAACAGGTGCTATTGGACGTACGCATATCGAACGAATAAATCAAAAATTACAAGGAGGCCGTGTTATTGCCTGCGCAGATGTGAATCTCGATTTTTGTAAAACGGTTGCTAAGAATTATGAACTCCATGCTTATAAATGTGGAGAAGATATGATTGCCTCTAATGATATTGACGCTGTTATCGTAACAACGCTTGACCCGTTTCATGAACAATATGTTATGGCAGCTATTCAATACGGAAAATATGTTTTTTGCGAAAAACCGCTTGCGCCTGAACCTGAGGCCTGCAAACGTATTATAGAAGCGGAAATTGCTGGTGGAAAACATCTTGTACAAGTCGGTTTTATGCGCCGTTATGATCCAGGGTATTGCCAGTTGAAACAGTTGATTGAATCTGGAAAATATGGACTTCCTTTGATGCTTCACTGCGTACACCGTAATTATGATGCGCCTGGATTTACAACTCCTATGTCTGTCGAAAATTCGATGATTCATGAAATTGATGTGCTTCGTTGGTTACTCAATGAAAATTATGCGACAGTAGAAGTTGTTTTTCCAAAATCGACTCGTCATGCGGAAGGTGATTTACGTGATCCACAAATTATGTATTTGACGACTGAATCAGGTGTGAGAATTGATGTTGAGTCTTTTGTGAATTGCCGTTATGGATATGATATAAAATGTGAAATTGTATGTGAAGAAGGTTCTTTGAATTTACCGGAACCACCGAATGCAATGGTCAGGACCAACAATTCGCGTATAACTCGAATTTGTCATGATTGGTCGGAACGTTTCGTTGATGCCTACAATATTGAATTTCAAGAATGGATTAATTCTTGTAAAAATGGACATTTAACAGGACCAAGTGCTTGGGATGGCTATGTTGGACAAGTAACTGCTAAGGCCGCATCCAAAGCACGCGATACACAAAGTATTGTAAGAATGAACTTGGAATCTATGCCTGATTTTTATAAAAAATAA
- a CDS encoding AraC family transcriptional regulator: protein MNKKLMLSFTLNNIELKGTFFVNETYSQKHAHMIHSHQNVLEILYVYSGKGRYLVGNREYAVNSGDFIICNAGILHGEAPFQQHNMQTYCCALSGIDIKGLPPNCLINYSHKPIFSSKETSKRLHQLMPVLHELYMTSANIVSHYLAISILLLVYEEIVTQKENGNMEYEQKKENLVRKITEFIDEHYKESIKLENISHSLHISPSQLSHVFKHETGLSPIQYIIHRRIGEAQSLLMETHLLIREIEESLGFGSSVHFSAIFKKYVGISPKDYRIHFKKNK from the coding sequence ATGAACAAAAAGCTTATGTTGTCATTTACACTAAATAATATTGAATTGAAAGGAACCTTTTTTGTTAATGAAACATATAGTCAAAAACATGCACATATGATTCATTCTCATCAAAATGTGCTCGAAATTCTTTATGTATATAGCGGAAAAGGGCGATATCTTGTAGGTAATCGAGAATATGCTGTGAATTCTGGTGATTTCATTATTTGTAATGCGGGAATTCTTCATGGAGAAGCTCCTTTTCAGCAGCATAATATGCAGACGTATTGTTGTGCTCTCTCTGGTATTGACATAAAAGGATTGCCTCCAAACTGCCTAATCAATTATAGTCATAAACCTATTTTTTCTTCAAAAGAAACATCTAAGCGTTTACATCAACTTATGCCCGTATTGCATGAACTTTACATGACATCAGCAAATATTGTTTCACATTATTTGGCTATAAGTATTTTGCTTTTAGTTTATGAAGAAATAGTAACACAAAAAGAGAATGGGAATATGGAGTATGAACAAAAAAAAGAAAACCTTGTACGTAAAATTACGGAGTTTATCGATGAACACTATAAAGAATCGATTAAACTGGAAAATATTAGCCACAGTCTTCATATTAGTCCTTCGCAATTATCTCATGTTTTTAAGCATGAAACGGGTTTATCTCCCATTCAGTATATAATTCACCGGCGTATCGGAGAAGCGCAAAGTCTTTTAATGGAAACGCATCTTTTAATTCGAGAGATCGAAGAAAGTCTTGGATTTGGCAGTAGTGTTCATTTTAGTGCGATATTCAAAAAGTATGTTGGTATTTCCCCTAAAGACTATAGAATACATTTTAAAAAAAATAAATGA
- a CDS encoding DMT family transporter, protein MQVHFILAFVAFLWGLNPPAMKIGLLYVDPMPYNAIRMLVALVVGWGVLRRIGSWQTLRREDWKVLLVSSLGFFFFQLFFTAGVQITTAGNASLILGCLPVSVAIINHFHRLERISKAAMVGILVSIGGIVIMVAGTGKEISLSERHITGALMLLAAQMSYGYYTVFSRLLIHAYSAYQITAYILLISTGLFLLISLPAVLATDWQSVPWPGWASILYSGLFPLCLGNCLWIWGTGILGSTKASLYNNLPPVFAVAISYLFLGESFGWLQFIGAIIIFSGLYVAKGKKQSMEA, encoded by the coding sequence ATGCAAGTTCATTTCATTTTAGCTTTTGTTGCTTTTTTGTGGGGGTTAAATCCGCCGGCAATGAAAATTGGTCTTCTGTATGTAGATCCTATGCCTTATAATGCAATTCGCATGCTGGTTGCGTTGGTAGTTGGCTGGGGAGTGCTAAGACGCATAGGGAGCTGGCAAACGCTGCGGCGAGAAGATTGGAAAGTATTACTCGTTTCTAGTCTGGGTTTTTTCTTCTTTCAACTTTTTTTTACTGCAGGTGTGCAGATTACAACAGCAGGAAACGCATCGCTCATTCTTGGCTGCTTGCCAGTCAGTGTAGCCATTATTAACCACTTTCACCGACTTGAGCGTATTAGTAAGGCGGCGATGGTTGGTATACTGGTCTCGATTGGGGGGATCGTTATTATGGTGGCTGGTACTGGTAAAGAAATCAGTCTGAGCGAAAGACATATTACGGGGGCACTGATGTTACTCGCCGCCCAAATGAGTTACGGCTACTATACCGTCTTTTCTCGTCTACTGATACATGCTTATTCGGCATATCAGATAACCGCATATATACTTCTAATTTCTACTGGACTCTTCCTATTAATATCACTTCCCGCCGTACTGGCAACTGATTGGCAATCTGTACCCTGGCCAGGTTGGGCCAGCATATTATATTCTGGCCTTTTTCCTCTATGCTTGGGTAATTGTCTATGGATATGGGGCACAGGAATATTAGGCAGCACCAAGGCATCGTTATATAATAACCTGCCACCAGTCTTTGCTGTTGCAATCAGTTACCTATTTCTCGGAGAGAGCTTTGGGTGGCTGCAGTTTATTGGTGCTATTATAATATTTTCAGGTTTGTATGTTGCTAAGGGGAAAAAACAGTCTATGGAAGCATAA
- the dcuC gene encoding C4-dicarboxylate transporter DcuC yields the protein MVLLGILIVLLTFLAIIKRYETRLVLFVAGVAMALVVGKPLVAIDAFAKAMVNEGLVTTICTVMGFSYVMKLTGCDSHLVNFLTSLLKRFTFILIPGAVIMTWVLNIALPSTAGCAAAVGAVLIPTLIGAGVHPAMAAAAVMSGTFGSTMSPGLVHNPFVAKLANVDVMTVIAGHTSSVLIALAIAAPMLTFVSYLRKEGPSAERAEKVAVNKQEFKVNFVKALVPIVPLVLLVLGSKMVGIIPVVTVPQAMIMGVILGFIVTLGNAQEISKSFFKGMGESYGEIVGIIIAAAVFTQGMETIGLTGALIEKMKESQDIARYAASFGPYLLAILSGSGDAAALAFNGSVTPYAAQFGFKITDMGSLATLSGAFGRTMSPVAGATIVCATIAGVNPMEIAKRTAPGMFLALIAVLIVFSFK from the coding sequence ATGGTTTTACTTGGCATTTTAATTGTACTATTAACATTCCTCGCTATCATCAAACGTTATGAAACCAGGTTGGTTTTATTCGTAGCAGGTGTGGCAATGGCTTTAGTCGTCGGCAAACCTTTAGTAGCCATAGATGCGTTTGCCAAAGCAATGGTGAACGAAGGGCTTGTAACCACGATCTGTACAGTGATGGGTTTTTCCTATGTAATGAAACTGACTGGCTGTGATAGTCATCTGGTAAACTTCTTAACTAGCTTGCTAAAAAGATTTACATTTATTTTGATACCAGGAGCAGTAATAATGACTTGGGTGCTTAATATTGCTTTACCGAGTACAGCGGGGTGCGCCGCTGCAGTTGGCGCCGTGTTAATACCTACTTTGATTGGAGCTGGTGTACACCCTGCTATGGCGGCCGCTGCTGTCATGTCCGGCACATTTGGCAGTACAATGAGCCCTGGTCTTGTTCACAATCCATTTGTCGCTAAGTTAGCTAATGTTGATGTGATGACCGTTATCGCTGGTCATACCTCATCTGTGCTTATTGCACTTGCTATTGCAGCACCGATGCTAACTTTTGTTTCTTATTTGCGCAAAGAAGGTCCTAGTGCTGAGCGTGCCGAAAAAGTAGCTGTCAATAAGCAAGAGTTTAAAGTTAACTTTGTAAAAGCGCTAGTTCCTATCGTTCCTCTTGTATTGTTGGTGTTGGGCAGCAAAATGGTTGGTATTATTCCTGTCGTTACAGTTCCCCAAGCTATGATTATGGGGGTTATACTAGGATTTATCGTGACATTGGGGAATGCTCAAGAAATATCCAAAAGCTTTTTTAAAGGCATGGGTGAGTCTTATGGTGAAATCGTGGGTATTATTATTGCAGCCGCTGTATTCACCCAAGGGATGGAGACAATCGGACTCACTGGTGCGCTCATTGAAAAAATGAAGGAATCACAGGATATAGCTAGATATGCAGCCTCCTTCGGTCCATATTTACTTGCAATTTTGAGTGGTTCGGGTGATGCAGCTGCTCTCGCTTTCAATGGCTCAGTTACCCCTTATGCTGCACAATTTGGTTTTAAAATCACTGACATGGGTTCACTTGCTACATTATCTGGAGCTTTTGGACGTACGATGTCTCCAGTAGCGGGTGCTACCATTGTTTGCGCAACAATAGCTGGTGTAAATCCTATGGAGATTGCGAAGCGAACCGCTCCAGGAATGTTCCTTGCTCTTATTGCTGTTTTGATTGTTTTCTCATTCAAATAA
- a CDS encoding (Fe-S)-binding protein — protein MHTDIKSYFKDVEDIVSQCDRCGTCLTVCPLFGAKDMESSSARGKNNIARGLIQGVVKPSTKVLDIINFCLLCRTCVDNCPSKVKTDEAMIALRQYFADKNGSPGAKYKALGALMKNRTLVKLSAGTLKVLRRIGMNTVVPHGMAPREFTRKQYLASFVGPAALGSAAPLSPITLSDKSKVAYFKGCGMSMMFPDAVEGTLTILGTLTEPERIDNLCCGLPHLAHGLRTDFLEMAKENIVLFEKSDVIVSDCASCSGTLKHIAAYFADDPVWKDRAAAFSQKIMGLSEYLVHVGYKPQHRVDAKLTFHEPCHLGRGQGIKNQPRQLLKATGNFTEMAGANTCCGGAGSFHMDYPDIATSILAKKRINIENSGAQIVVSECPTCLVQLNKAAAQSGGKFKVMHISQVI, from the coding sequence ATGCATACAGATATAAAATCATACTTCAAAGACGTGGAAGATATTGTGAGTCAGTGCGACCGTTGTGGCACTTGTCTGACCGTATGCCCTCTATTTGGCGCAAAAGATATGGAATCATCAAGTGCCCGGGGCAAAAATAATATTGCCAGGGGACTGATACAAGGAGTTGTTAAACCTAGTACTAAGGTACTCGACATTATTAATTTTTGTCTCTTGTGCCGCACCTGTGTAGATAATTGTCCCAGCAAGGTCAAAACCGATGAGGCGATGATTGCCCTTCGACAGTATTTTGCCGATAAAAATGGCAGTCCGGGTGCTAAATATAAGGCACTAGGTGCCCTCATGAAGAATCGAACCCTTGTAAAATTATCTGCCGGGACACTTAAGGTATTACGTCGGATCGGCATGAATACTGTGGTCCCTCATGGTATGGCACCTAGAGAATTTACACGCAAGCAGTATTTGGCATCCTTTGTAGGTCCTGCCGCTCTAGGCAGCGCTGCGCCCCTGTCGCCTATTACCCTATCTGATAAAAGCAAGGTCGCCTATTTTAAAGGCTGCGGCATGAGCATGATGTTCCCTGATGCAGTAGAGGGGACACTTACTATCTTAGGTACACTAACAGAGCCAGAACGAATTGATAATCTATGCTGTGGATTACCCCACCTTGCTCATGGACTTCGTACTGACTTTTTAGAGATGGCAAAAGAAAATATTGTTTTATTTGAAAAATCGGATGTGATTGTTAGTGATTGTGCTAGCTGCAGCGGTACATTGAAGCACATTGCCGCTTATTTTGCTGATGATCCAGTGTGGAAAGACCGGGCAGCTGCCTTCAGTCAAAAAATTATGGGGCTCAGTGAATATCTCGTCCATGTTGGCTATAAGCCTCAGCACCGTGTTGATGCGAAACTGACATTTCATGAACCCTGCCACTTAGGACGGGGGCAAGGTATCAAAAACCAGCCCCGCCAACTTTTAAAAGCAACCGGGAACTTTACAGAAATGGCAGGAGCCAATACTTGCTGTGGCGGTGCTGGATCCTTCCATATGGATTATCCCGATATTGCAACATCCATCTTAGCAAAGAAACGCATTAATATTGAAAATTCTGGGGCGCAAATTGTTGTCTCCGAATGTCCCACCTGTCTTGTTCAGCTAAATAAGGCGGCAGCACAAAGTGGCGGAAAATTCAAGGTAATGCACATTAGCCAAGTCATTTGA
- a CDS encoding FAD-binding oxidoreductase yields MIANEIKRKIRNIVGLENAIDSTEECFGYSYDSSFVPMSPENIPDLVVIPSTTEEISAVMAIANEYGIPVTPRGTASGRTGGSIPVCGGISLALHRMTKIIEFDEGNMMITVEAGVRTIDVYNFCAERGLFFPPDPASWKYATIGGNVGENAGGMRAVKYGVTSNYVMGLEVVLADGSIINTGGKAIKNVTGYNLTQLFTGSEGTLCVITKVLLRLIPMPKARNTLQLMFPSLDNACKTIHKMLISGVVPAAAELMDKISIQAVARHRKLEIDSSIEACVILEIDGETNADLEKQAKQIQAIANEFRVLEVRIAASQQEVDDIWSIRRGLSSAIGAMAPNRFGEDISVPRNAFPETVGLIRKIAEKYNLTIAVYGHAGDGNIHPSVLCDLSKPGEEQRVHDAVNEIFSAALSVGGTLSGEHGIGITKRPHITKALGEAGVNALQMVKQSFDPKGILNPNKIW; encoded by the coding sequence ATGATAGCAAATGAAATCAAAAGGAAAATTCGTAATATTGTTGGTTTGGAAAATGCGATTGATTCTACAGAGGAGTGTTTTGGCTATTCTTATGACTCATCCTTTGTTCCAATGTCGCCAGAGAATATTCCCGATCTTGTAGTCATTCCCAGCACTACGGAAGAGATATCCGCAGTAATGGCGATTGCCAATGAATATGGTATTCCTGTAACACCTCGCGGCACGGCTAGTGGCCGCACTGGTGGCAGCATCCCTGTCTGCGGTGGTATTTCCTTAGCACTCCATCGCATGACAAAAATCATCGAATTTGACGAAGGAAATATGATGATTACAGTGGAAGCTGGCGTACGTACCATTGACGTTTATAATTTTTGTGCTGAAAGAGGCTTGTTTTTTCCTCCAGACCCGGCTAGTTGGAAGTATGCAACCATTGGTGGAAATGTGGGGGAAAATGCTGGTGGCATGAGGGCGGTCAAGTATGGGGTGACCAGTAATTATGTCATGGGACTTGAGGTCGTATTAGCTGACGGCAGCATTATTAATACCGGCGGCAAAGCAATCAAAAACGTAACTGGCTATAATCTTACCCAATTATTCACTGGATCAGAAGGTACCTTATGTGTTATTACCAAGGTGCTGCTGCGCTTAATTCCGATGCCCAAAGCACGAAATACCCTGCAATTAATGTTTCCTTCCCTGGATAATGCTTGTAAGACCATTCATAAAATGCTGATATCCGGAGTGGTACCAGCGGCTGCAGAATTAATGGATAAAATCAGTATCCAAGCAGTAGCCAGACACCGTAAACTTGAGATTGATTCGTCCATAGAAGCCTGTGTCATCCTGGAAATTGACGGAGAGACCAATGCCGATCTGGAGAAGCAGGCTAAGCAAATTCAAGCTATCGCCAATGAATTTAGGGTACTTGAAGTTCGGATTGCGGCTTCCCAGCAAGAAGTAGATGATATTTGGTCCATACGCCGTGGACTCAGTTCAGCTATTGGTGCTATGGCACCCAATCGATTTGGCGAAGATATTTCAGTACCACGGAATGCATTTCCTGAGACCGTTGGTCTTATCCGCAAAATAGCAGAAAAATACAACCTGACAATTGCCGTTTATGGGCATGCCGGCGATGGCAACATCCATCCCTCTGTACTTTGTGATCTGTCTAAGCCCGGAGAAGAACAACGAGTTCATGATGCTGTAAATGAGATTTTTTCGGCAGCTCTTTCTGTAGGTGGCACGTTATCCGGTGAACACGGTATTGGCATAACGAAACGGCCTCATATTACTAAGGCTTTAGGGGAAGCAGGGGTCAATGCGCTGCAAATGGTTAAGCAATCCTTTGATCCTAAGGGCATTCTGAATCCAAATAAAATTTGGTAG
- a CDS encoding LysR family transcriptional regulator has product MELRQIEYFCMVGKLHSFTRAAEQLHISQPSITQAIRKLEEEIDVQLFDRSKKKAVLTTEGEAFLTRMEKILDDCQQAIQEAKDFKTWRKGTVKLGVPPMIESYLFPDIFSGFKHAYPDLQLIAFEETSSLEAASKLEKDELDLAIIILPESSETLNTLVITQEELVLCMHPDHPLGQQKSVRFDQLKNEQFILLKERSYQHQIVISRCLRQHFMPNTILSSNQIKTIKNLIANGSGISLLMTMVVRDDPQIAVVPLHEPITFDIGLAWKKDKYLSNASMAFIKFLKEQYKLKACIDDVTK; this is encoded by the coding sequence ATGGAATTAAGACAAATTGAATATTTTTGCATGGTAGGAAAGCTACATAGTTTTACCAGAGCAGCAGAGCAATTACATATTTCTCAGCCTTCAATCACCCAGGCTATTCGCAAGCTGGAGGAAGAAATTGATGTCCAGCTTTTTGACAGGAGTAAAAAGAAAGCTGTTCTTACGACGGAAGGGGAGGCTTTTCTTACGCGAATGGAAAAGATTCTCGATGACTGTCAACAAGCTATTCAGGAAGCAAAAGACTTTAAGACGTGGCGAAAAGGCACGGTCAAGTTAGGTGTTCCGCCGATGATTGAATCCTACTTATTTCCTGATATTTTCTCAGGCTTTAAACATGCCTATCCCGATTTACAACTGATTGCTTTTGAGGAGACATCCTCCTTAGAAGCTGCTTCTAAACTAGAAAAAGATGAACTTGATTTGGCGATCATCATTCTTCCTGAAAGTTCTGAAACCCTCAATACCTTGGTTATCACCCAAGAAGAACTTGTCTTGTGCATGCATCCCGATCATCCCCTGGGACAGCAGAAATCGGTGAGATTTGATCAACTGAAAAACGAACAGTTTATCTTACTAAAAGAAAGATCTTATCAGCATCAAATTGTCATCAGCAGGTGTTTGCGTCAACATTTCATGCCTAATACGATACTTTCTTCCAACCAAATTAAAACAATAAAGAATTTAATTGCCAATGGCTCGGGGATTTCTCTGCTGATGACCATGGTCGTTCGGGATGATCCTCAAATCGCCGTTGTTCCATTACATGAACCTATTACATTTGATATTGGCTTAGCTTGGAAAAAGGATAAATATTTGTCAAATGCATCCATGGCATTTATAAAATTTCTTAAGGAGCAATACAAACTGAAAGCATGTATTGATGATGTTACAAAGTAA
- a CDS encoding acetoacetate decarboxylase family protein, with amino-acid sequence MLKGYTLPRTPRGTSSLAPKPPWHYVGNALAVEYEVNAIAAAAFLPEGLELASSRCAAYFIEWQYSSENDEEYLDPVRSQYHETIILLSAQFEGAPVSYCPFIWVDQDVSLMRGLIQGWPKQMGSTWITRAYDLPSKANPVVGPGGKFGATLSAKDRRLIEAQVTLCELTDSLPSPNFAKAVNVRYFPELAAGKHGKAAVNELVQLKSRDIMVSHIWKGEAKMEIFDHPYIELPDLRPTAVIAGYRFPFALTVDDLIHLRDLCSYDLG; translated from the coding sequence ATGCTTAAAGGATATACACTTCCACGGACGCCACGAGGCACATCAAGTCTTGCACCAAAACCGCCATGGCATTATGTGGGCAATGCACTTGCAGTTGAGTATGAGGTAAATGCAATAGCTGCTGCAGCGTTTTTGCCTGAGGGTCTTGAGTTAGCATCAAGCCGCTGCGCAGCATATTTTATTGAATGGCAGTACTCCAGTGAAAATGATGAAGAGTATTTAGATCCTGTTCGTAGTCAATATCATGAAACGATTATTTTATTATCTGCCCAATTTGAGGGAGCACCTGTATCTTACTGCCCATTTATATGGGTTGACCAGGATGTTTCCCTAATGCGGGGTCTTATTCAGGGGTGGCCTAAACAAATGGGGTCAACATGGATTACGCGGGCCTATGATCTGCCATCAAAAGCAAATCCTGTTGTAGGCCCAGGTGGGAAGTTTGGTGCTACTTTATCCGCTAAAGACCGTCGTTTGATCGAAGCGCAAGTTACTTTATGCGAATTGACGGATTCTCTTCCTTCGCCTAATTTTGCAAAAGCTGTTAATGTACGATATTTTCCAGAACTTGCTGCAGGTAAACATGGGAAAGCAGCAGTGAATGAACTTGTACAACTTAAATCACGTGATATCATGGTATCTCACATCTGGAAAGGGGAGGCCAAAATGGAGATTTTCGATCATCCTTATATAGAGCTTCCGGACTTGCGACCGACAGCGGTTATTGCCGGATATCGTTTTCCTTTTGCACTTACTGTTGATGATCTGATTCATCTTCGGGATTTGTGTTCATATGATTTGGGATAA
- a CDS encoding DUF2000 domain-containing protein: protein MKIVMVINKELPIGLVANTAAVLGISLSNMFQQDIVGCDIQDANGNIHIGITAQTIPVLGGSRQQIKDIRDLMFDSSHSEVTVIDFSELAQKCLEYEDYSRTLSCLPSSDIYYLGICLYGPKKKVNKLTGNLGLLR, encoded by the coding sequence GTGAAGATCGTCATGGTTATCAATAAAGAACTTCCGATCGGACTAGTAGCCAATACCGCTGCAGTGCTGGGAATTAGTCTGAGTAATATGTTTCAACAGGACATTGTAGGATGCGATATACAAGATGCTAATGGCAACATACATATTGGAATCACTGCCCAAACAATTCCTGTTTTAGGTGGTAGTAGACAGCAGATTAAAGATATTCGGGATTTAATGTTTGACAGTTCTCATTCGGAGGTAACTGTTATAGATTTCAGCGAGCTTGCTCAAAAATGCTTGGAGTATGAAGACTATAGCAGAACACTTTCCTGTTTGCCAAGTTCGGACATCTACTATTTAGGTATTTGCTTGTACGGCCCGAAGAAAAAAGTAAATAAACTAACGGGAAATTTGGGCTTATTGCGATAA